One Nocardioides oleivorans DNA segment encodes these proteins:
- a CDS encoding SigE family RNA polymerase sigma factor, whose amino-acid sequence MTDRSGFDQFVHARGPALARTAYLLTGDHHLAEDLVQAALAKAAQHWERIDTSPEAYVRRTMYHQNISWWRRRKLTETSLGSYDAPVAAADPTIRLTLEQALRRLTPRQRTVLVLRYFEDLTEVQTAAALGISSGAVKSMSRQALKRLRDLSPELADLVGADA is encoded by the coding sequence ATGACCGATCGATCCGGGTTCGACCAGTTCGTCCACGCGCGCGGCCCCGCCCTCGCGCGGACGGCGTACCTCCTCACGGGTGACCACCACCTGGCCGAGGACCTCGTGCAGGCCGCGCTCGCCAAGGCAGCCCAGCACTGGGAGCGCATCGACACCTCGCCGGAGGCCTACGTCCGGCGCACGATGTACCACCAGAACATCTCGTGGTGGCGACGCCGCAAGCTCACCGAGACCTCGCTGGGGTCGTACGACGCCCCGGTGGCCGCGGCCGACCCGACGATCCGGCTCACCCTCGAGCAGGCCCTGCGCCGGCTCACCCCGCGCCAGCGCACCGTGCTGGTGCTGCGCTACTTCGAGGACCTCACCGAGGTCCAGACCGCTGCCGCGCTGGGCATCTCCAGCGGCGCGGTGAAGTCCATGTCGCGGCAGGCCCTCAAGCGCCTGCGCGACCTTTCACCCGAGCTCGCCGACCTCGTGGGAGCAGACGCATGA
- a CDS encoding SigE family RNA polymerase sigma factor — translation MITDDEAGFAEFVAGRQAALSRTAYLLTGDHHLAQDLVQAALLQAAKHWRRIHTSPEAYVRRAMYHQNISWWRRRRHVAETALGAYDGASTSPDSDLRLTLDEALGHLTTKQRTVLVLRFYEDLTEVETARALGLSTSTVKSTTRQALARLRTLAPELAELIGADA, via the coding sequence GTGATCACTGACGACGAGGCGGGCTTCGCCGAGTTCGTGGCGGGACGGCAGGCTGCGCTGTCGCGGACGGCGTACCTCCTGACCGGCGACCACCACCTCGCCCAGGACCTGGTGCAGGCCGCGCTGCTGCAGGCGGCGAAGCACTGGCGACGGATCCACACCTCGCCGGAGGCCTACGTGCGACGGGCGATGTACCACCAGAACATCTCGTGGTGGCGGCGTCGGCGCCACGTGGCCGAGACGGCGCTGGGTGCGTACGACGGCGCGTCCACGTCGCCCGACAGCGACCTGCGACTGACGCTCGACGAGGCGCTCGGGCACCTCACCACCAAGCAGCGCACCGTGCTGGTGCTGCGCTTCTACGAGGACCTCACCGAGGTCGAGACCGCACGTGCGCTCGGGCTCTCGACCAGCACGGTCAAGTCCACCACCCGCCAGGCCCTCGCCCGGCTGCGGACGCTCGCGCCCGAGCTCGCCGAGCTGATCGGAGCAGACGCATGA
- a CDS encoding TIGR03086 family metal-binding protein produces the protein MTSSVDTLEAALDQAGRALDAVGTHQLDNPSTCVGWTVRELASHVAASPDRFAQMARGEEVDWAADPGIADGEHASRFRASADAFLAGVRGLPEEQQGSAAFAVAEYAVHSWDLVHSTGSDVELDDAVAETALATMQQGLTDENRSGAFDPEVPLPDDATAYERLVAFAGRNPRAFPG, from the coding sequence ATGACCTCTTCCGTGGACACCCTCGAGGCGGCGCTCGACCAGGCCGGACGCGCGCTCGACGCCGTCGGCACCCACCAGCTCGACAACCCCAGCACCTGCGTCGGCTGGACGGTGCGCGAGCTCGCCTCGCACGTCGCGGCCTCGCCCGACCGCTTCGCGCAGATGGCGCGCGGGGAGGAGGTCGACTGGGCCGCCGATCCCGGCATCGCCGACGGCGAGCACGCCTCGAGGTTCCGCGCCTCGGCCGACGCGTTCCTCGCCGGCGTCCGTGGGCTGCCCGAGGAGCAGCAGGGGAGCGCGGCCTTCGCCGTCGCGGAGTACGCCGTCCACTCCTGGGACCTCGTCCACTCGACCGGGTCGGACGTCGAGCTCGACGACGCGGTCGCCGAGACCGCGCTCGCCACGATGCAGCAGGGGCTCACCGACGAGAACCGCTCGGGCGCCTTCGACCCCGAGGTCCCCCTGCCCGACGACGCGACGGCCTACGAGCGGCTCGTGGCGTTCGCCGGGCGCAACCCGCGGGCCTTCCCGGGCTGA
- a CDS encoding helix-turn-helix domain-containing protein produces MTGGPPRLPRGLVPLLVVSAVVLLVTWGLAQGVWLTNLHNGLLALAFTLVGAYVLHQRRSHPEGALLVVAGAVQAVMFWGRQVGHAGDPTSVPVQWAAWLGVWPIALGIGLVTLAVIAFPDGRMPSLRWRPVVAVVAALTITCSTLSLLWPVEYAAAGLAVPHPFAGPAPDGVATLWSALAHPTYVLCQVLWPVAIWLRWRGASGDVRRQLAWLLLAAAVALTVLVVGLAGWRTPTPGLLAVPLVPLVAGLAIVHGQHAAAYAALTWLSRRGPAADDLPTDLARATSEALGAPASLWLGTADRLQVVGTWPPTGLDPEPVAAADLPAASRLVGLSGSRAGALVVGRTDPLSTADVRLLDDLAAQAALVLEHLTLRELVEGERRAGHLAGLTPREQEVLELMAEGLSNAAICERLHLSVKTVEPAVGSVFAKLRLQQQPDTNRRVLAVLAHLRSVEGLAPARTEE; encoded by the coding sequence ATGACAGGCGGTCCACCCCGGCTCCCGCGCGGCCTCGTGCCGCTGCTGGTCGTGAGCGCGGTGGTCCTGCTCGTCACCTGGGGGCTGGCGCAGGGCGTCTGGCTGACCAACCTGCACAACGGCCTGCTCGCGCTGGCCTTCACGCTGGTCGGCGCCTACGTCCTGCACCAGCGCAGGAGCCACCCGGAGGGTGCCCTGCTGGTCGTGGCGGGAGCGGTGCAGGCGGTGATGTTCTGGGGCCGCCAGGTCGGGCACGCGGGCGACCCGACGTCCGTGCCCGTGCAGTGGGCCGCGTGGCTCGGGGTCTGGCCGATCGCGCTCGGGATCGGGCTGGTGACCCTCGCCGTCATCGCCTTCCCGGACGGGAGGATGCCGTCGCTTCGATGGCGCCCGGTGGTCGCCGTGGTCGCGGCGCTGACGATCACGTGCTCGACGCTGTCGCTGCTGTGGCCGGTGGAGTACGCCGCCGCAGGCCTGGCCGTCCCACACCCCTTCGCCGGACCCGCGCCCGACGGCGTGGCCACGCTGTGGTCGGCGCTGGCGCACCCGACGTACGTCCTGTGCCAGGTGCTCTGGCCCGTCGCGATCTGGCTGCGGTGGCGCGGCGCGAGCGGTGACGTACGACGCCAGCTCGCGTGGCTGCTGCTGGCCGCCGCAGTCGCGCTGACGGTCCTCGTGGTGGGCCTCGCGGGATGGCGTACGCCGACCCCCGGGCTGCTCGCCGTACCGCTCGTTCCACTCGTCGCCGGGTTGGCGATCGTGCACGGCCAGCACGCAGCGGCGTACGCAGCGCTCACGTGGCTGTCGCGCCGAGGGCCCGCGGCCGACGACCTGCCGACCGACCTGGCGCGCGCCACGTCGGAGGCGCTCGGCGCCCCGGCGTCGTTGTGGCTCGGTACGGCGGACCGGCTGCAGGTGGTCGGGACATGGCCGCCGACCGGCCTCGACCCCGAACCGGTCGCCGCCGCGGACCTGCCGGCCGCCTCGCGGCTGGTCGGGCTCTCGGGCTCCCGTGCCGGCGCCCTCGTCGTGGGGCGGACCGATCCGCTGTCGACCGCCGACGTCCGACTGCTCGACGACCTCGCGGCCCAGGCGGCCCTCGTGCTGGAGCACCTGACCCTGCGCGAGCTCGTCGAGGGCGAGCGACGGGCGGGCCACCTCGCGGGGCTCACGCCGCGCGAGCAGGAGGTGCTGGAGCTGATGGCCGAGGGGCTGTCCAACGCGGCGATCTGCGAGCGCCTGCACCTGTCGGTCAAGACGGTCGAGCCGGCCGTCGGCTCGGTCTTCGCCAAGCTCCGGTTGCAGCAGCAGCCCGACACGAACCGTCGGGTGCTGGCGGTGCTGGCCCACCTCCGCTCCGTGGAGGGCCTTGCGCCTGCCCGGACCGAGGAGTGA